From a region of the Sesamum indicum cultivar Zhongzhi No. 13 linkage group LG3, S_indicum_v1.0, whole genome shotgun sequence genome:
- the LOC105157068 gene encoding adenylate isopentenyltransferase 5, chloroplastic-like — protein sequence MSISAWKPAQSSMTNFSGRGMMNKHQGKDKVVVVLGATGTGKSRLAIDLATRFGAEVINSDKIQVYKGLDIVTNKVSNEECRGVPHHLLGIIDPEVDFTVHDFVHHALLAADAIVQKNRLPIIAGGSNSFVLALVNDDTEFSSKYECCFLWMDVAIPVLHSHVSKRVDQMVDSGLVEEGKAFFDPKIRDYDYGIRRAIGVPEMDEFFRSEGLVDGETRAKLLKAAIDEIKMNTCKLACRQVEKILRMREELGWQIHRLNATEVFLRRGGDADEAWERLVLDPSTNIVARFICKENIDPKPTVGTPSNATAVAKILGELRGFKTLSLE from the coding sequence aTGTCGATCTCTGCCTGGAAGCCAGCACAATCCAGCATGACGAACTTTTCAGGTCGGGGCATGATGAACAAGCACCAAGGGAAGGataaggtggtggtggtattGGGTGCCACTGGCACAGGCAAATCGCGCCTGGCGATAGACCTGGCCACCCGTTTCGGGGCAGAGGTCATCAACTCGGACAAAATTCAGGTCTACAAGGGCCTTGACATAGTAACCAATAAGGTGAGCAATGAGGAATGCCGCGGTGTGCCACACCATTTGCTCGGAATCATTGATCCCGAGGTGGATTTCACTGTACATGATTTTGTGCATCATGCATTGCTGGCTGCTGATGCCATCGTACAAAAGAATCGGTTGCCAATCATTGCTGGAGGGTCCAATTCCTTCGTACTAGCACTTGTCAATGACGACACTGAGTTTTCCTCCAAGTACGAGTGTTGTTTTCTCTGGATGGACGTGGCGATCCCGGTCTTGCATTCGCACGTGTCGAAAAGGGTTGATCAGATGGTGGATAGTGGGTTGGTGGAGGAGGGTAAGGCAttttttgacccaaaaattcGTGACTATGATTATGGGATTAGGCGTGCCATTGGGGTCCCCGAGATGGATGAGTTCTTCAGGAGCGAGGGTCTTGTCGATGGTGAGACTAGGGCTAAGCTTCTTAAGGCAGCTATTGATGAAATAAAGATGAACACTTGCAAATTAGCTTGCCGTcaagttgaaaaaattttgaggatgagggaggaattGGGGTGGCAGATCCATCGGTTGAACGCCACAGAGGTATTCCTTCGACGTGGTGGAGATGCTGATGAAGCATGGGAGAGATTGGTGCTGGACCCTAGTACAAACATTGTGGCTCGTTTCATTTGCAAAGAAAACATAGATCCGAAACCGACTGTCGGTACTCCATCCAATGCCACTGCAGTAGCTAAGATTCTTGGTGAGCTTCGGGGTTTCAAAACTCTCAGTTTGGAATGA
- the LOC105156962 gene encoding DUF21 domain-containing protein At4g14240 — protein MHLVNAAALVTMAVRNSGGGGGVLGAEIEFGTVWWFVYAGVSCVLVLFAGIMSGLTLGLMSLGLVDLEILQRSGTPTEKKQAAAILPVVQKQHQLLVTLLLCNAAAMEALPIYLDKLFNQYVAIILSVTFVLAFGEVIPQAICTRYGLAVGANFVWLVRILMIICYPIAYPIGKILDCVLGHNEALFRRAQLKALVSIHSQEAGKGGELTHDETTIISGALDLTEKTAEEAMTPIESTFSLDVNSKLDWEAMGKILARGHSRVPVYSGNPKNIIGLLLVKSLLTVRAETETPVSAVSIRRIPRVPADMPLYDILNEFQKGSSHMAAVVKPKGQNRIPPSIIEKSEENEVTNGNSDLSTPLLSKKEEKPESIAIDIERVPRPPSKPNLIYSDVVTNGPTPSSDDSEDGEVIGIITLEDVFEELLQEEIVDETDEFVDVHKRIRVAAAAAASSVARAPSVRRLTGQKGAGGQNKQGQPPRKPGDDDSTSARLQSNIGESLPGNKR, from the exons ATGCACCTTGTAAATGCGGCGGCGTTGGTGACGATGGCGGTAAGGAATAGCGGCGGGGGCGGCGGAGTGTTGGGAGCGGAGATAGAGTTCGGTACGGTGTGGTGGTTCGTGTACGCGGGTGTGTCGTGCGTGTTGGTTCTGTTTGCGGGGATTATGTCGGGGCTGACATTGGGTCTCATGTCTTTGGGCCTCGTGGACCTTGAGATCCTACAGCGGAGCGGCACTCCGACTGAGAAGAAGCAGGCTG CTGCAATACTTCCAGTGGTTCAGAAGCAGCACCAGCTTCTTGTGACATTGCTTTTGTGTAATGCCGCTGCAATGGAG GCCCTTCCAATATACCTCGATAAACTTTTCAATCAATATGTTGCCATTATACTATCAGTCACTTTTGTTTTAGCATTTGGAGAG GTTATCCCTCAAGCAATATGCACCAGATATGGACTTGCGGTGGGTGCTAATTTTGTATGGCTTGTTCGTATTCTGATGATCATTTGCTATCCAATTGCTTACCCAATTGGCAAG ATTTTAGATTGTGTTCTGGGACATAATGAGGCGCTGTTTAGACGAGCTCAGCTGAAGGCTCTTGTTTCTATTCACAGCCAGGAG GCTGGCAAAGGCGGTGAACTCACACATGATGAAACAACAATTATTAGCGGAGCGCTTGATTTGACGGAAAAG ACTGCTGAGGAGGCCATGACCCCTATTGAGTCAACATTTTCACTGGATGTGAACTCAAAGCTAGACTG GGAAGCAATGGGTAAGATTCTGGCCCGTGGTCATAGTCGAGTTCCTGTCTATTCTGGGAACCCAAAGAACATTATTGGACTTCTACTG GTAAAGAGTCTCCTAACAGTGAGAGCAGAAACAGAGACCCCAGTTAGTGCTGTTTCCATTCGGAGAATTCCACG TGTTCCTGCAGATATGCCCCTATATGACATCCTCAATGAGTTTCAGAAAGGTAGCAGTCATATGGCAGCTGTGGTGAAGCCAAAAGGGCAAAACAGAATACCTCCATCTATTATAGAGAAGTCTGAAGAGAATGAAGTTACAAATGGGAATTCAGACTTAAGTACTCCACTGCtatcaaagaaagaagagaagccAGAAAGCATCGCCATTGACATAGAGAGGGTTCCAAGGCCACCCTCCAAACCTAACCTGATTTACAGTGATGTGGTCACGAACGGACCTACCCCTTCTTCAGATGACTCAGAAGATGGTGAAGTGATTGGCATTATCACCTTGGAAGATGTATTTGAAGAACTTTTGCAG GAGGAAATTGTTGATGAGACGGATGAATTTGTTGATGTACACAAAAG GATACGTGTGGCTGCAGCTGCAGCTGCTTCATCAGTTGCACGTGCCCCATCAGTTAGGAGGTTGACGGGCCAGAAAGGAGCT GGAGGCCAAAACAAGCAAGGACAGCCACCGAGAAAACCAGGTGACGACGACTCGACCTCAGCAAGATTACAGAGCAACATCGGTGAGTCTCTTCCGGGAAACAAGagataa